ACGGTCCGGCAGGCCGTGGACACTGTGGCCGCCAGCGTGCGCGCGGGCCGCCCCCTGACCTGGCTTTCGGGCGGCAGCGCGACCAGCGACATCGAACTGGTGCGCGTGGAGGGGGTGCATGGGCCGAGGCACCTGCACGTTATCGTCGTCGAATAGTACGGATTCCGTCTGAGCAATGGTCCGGACCCTTTCGAGGGGGAGTACGGCAAAAGAATTCTCGTGTTTCAAGAGGCACGCGGAGGACGCATGGACATGATTCGCTGGTTCCAGACACTAAGGATGGGTGACGTTGAGGTCGTGGGCGGCAAGAACGCCTCCATCGGCGAGATGATCCAGGGCCTCGCCGGGGCGGGGGTGCGGGTGCCCGGCGGCTTCGCCACCACCGCCGACGCCTTCCGGGCCTTCCTGACGCACAACCGCATCGAGGAGAAGATCAACGCCCGGCTCGAAGCGCTGGACGTGAACGACGTGGTCGCACTCGCCGCCGCGGGCCGGGAGATTCGCGGCTGGGTCGAGGAAGGCGAGCTGCCCGCTGAGTTGGAGACGGCCATCCGCGACGCCTACGCGCAGATGACGCAGGAGGCCGGGGGGACCGAGCCGGACGTGGCCGTGCGTTCCAGCGCCACCGCCGAGGATTTGCCGGAAGCGAGTTTCGCCGGGCAGCAGGAAACCTTCCTGAACGTGCGCGGCATCGACTCGGTGCTGCACCACGTCCGCCTGGTCTTCGCCTCGCTCTACAACGACCGCGCCATCTCCTACCGCGTCCACCACGGCTTCGCGCACGCGGAAGTGGCGCTGTCGGCGGGCGTGCAGCGCATGGTCCGCACCGACCTGGACGTGAGCGGCGTGGCCTTTACCCTCGACACCGAGAGCGGCTACCGCGACGCGGTGCTGGTGACGGCGGCCTACGGGCTGGGCGAGCTGGTCGTGCAGGGCGCGGTCAACCCCGACGAATACTTCGTGTACAAGCCCGCGCTGAGGGCCGGAAAACGCGCCGTGCTGCGCCGCACCCTGGGCAGCAAGGCCCGCAAGATGATCTACGCGGAGGGCGGCGGCGTGGAGAGCGTGGACGTGCCCGAGGAGGAGCGCCGCCGCTTCTGCCTCTCGGACGAGGACCTCACCGAACTCGCCCGCCAGTGCGTGACCATCGAGGACCACTACGGCCGCCCGATGGACATCGAGTGGGGCAAGGACGGACGCGACGGGCTCATTTACATCCTCCAGGCCCGGCCCGAGACGGTGCAGAGCCGCGCCGGGCGCACGCTGGAACGCTTCGAGCTGCAAGGCAAAGGTGAGGTGCTGGTCGAAGGCCGCGCGGTGGGCAACCGCATTGGCGCGGGGACGGTGCGGGTGGTGCGCGATCCCGCCGAGATGGACCAGGTGCAGGACAGCGACGTGCTGGTCGCCGACATGACCGACCCCGACTGGGAACCCGTGATGAAGCGGGCGTCGGCCATCGTGACCAACCGGGGCGGGCGCACCTGCCACGCGGCGATCATCGCGCGGGAGCTGGGGATTCCGGCGGTCGTGGGCACCGGGAACGCCACCCGCGAGCTGGAGAGCGGCGCCCAGGTCACCGTCTCCTGCGCCGAGGGCGACACCGGCTACGTCTACGCGGGCGAGCTGCCCTACCGCGTCAACCGCGTCGAACTCGACGCGATGCCGGAAGTCGGTATGAAGATCATGATGAACGTGGCCTCGCCCGACCGCGCCTTCTCCTTCGCCGCGCTGCCCAATGAGGGGGTGGGGCTGGCCCGCGTCGAGTTCGTGATCTCCAACGTGATCGGGATTCACCCCCGTGCCCTGCTGGATTATCCGAACGTGCCCGACGACGTACGGGCGCAGATCGAGGAGAAGACCGCCGGGTACGCCTCGCCACGCGACTTCTTCCGCGAGAAGCTGGCCGAGGGCGTGGCGAGCATCGCGGCAGCCTTCGCGCCCAAGCCGGTGATCGTGCGCCTCTCGGACTTCAAGAGCAACGAGTACGCGCACCTGATCGGCGGCCCCGCCTACGAGCCGCAGGAAGAGAACCCGATGATCGGTTTCCGGGGCGCTTCCCGCTACCGTTCGCCCGACTTCGCCGCGGCCTTTGCGCTGGAGTGCGAGGCGATCCGGGAGGTGCGGGACGAGATGGGCCTGACCAACGTGCAGGTCATGATCCCGTTCGTCCGCACGGTGGGCGAGGCGCAGACCATCACCCAGATTCTGGAGAAGAACGGCCTCCAGCGCGGCGAGAACGGGCTGAAGGTCATCATGATGTGCGAGGTGCCGTCGAACGCCATCTTGGCCGACCAGTTCCTCGAACACTTCGACGGCTTCTCCATCGGCTCCAACGACCTGACGCAGCTCACGCTGGCGCTCGACCGCGACTCCGGGCTGGTGGCCGACCTGTTCGACGAGCAGAACGAGGCGGTGCTGGCGCTGATGAGCCAGGCCATCCAGGCCGCCAAGCGAGCGGGCAAGTACGTGGGTATCTGCGGGCAGGGGCCTTCGGACCACCCGGCGCTGGCGGCGTGGCTGATGGAACAGGGCATTGATTCCGTCAGCCTCAACCCCGATAGCGTGCTGACCACCTGGCTGCACCTGGCCCAGGCGGACCCGGACGCGGACCAGCGTCCGGTGCAAGGGTGAGTCCGGCATGGATGCCCGCTTCCATCCCCACCTGACGGACTCCCCGACCCGGTGGACACGTCAGGTCTGCCCCCCCGGATTCCCCCGGCGGCAACTCCGCCGCCTCTCCCTCCTCATCCTGGGGGACAGGCGGGATGCGGTTCACCTGCTGGTTCCTTCTGCCCTGGTGCGCCCACGAGGGATCAGGTGGCGGGCATGACGGGCGGCGCGGCGGCTGCCGGTCCACGCCCGGTCCTGATCGTCTCCGACCACACCGGCTTGACGGCAGAGAACGCCGCCCGTGCCCTGCTCGCGCACTTTCCGGAGCAGTCCCTGGCGTACCTCCAGCGGCCCTTCGTCGCCACGGTTGAGGCCGCGCGGGGGGTGGCGCAGGAGGTCGCCACGCTGGCGAGCGGAGGCGAACGGCCACTCGTGTTCACCACCATCACCGAGCCCGAGGTCATGCGAGAACTGGAGGTGGTCCCCGCCCGGGTGTTCGACCTCCTTGGCCCCGGCCTCAGCCTCTTGGAGGAAGAGTTCGGCGAGCGGGCCACCCGCAGCGTGGGTCGCCACCACGACATGCATGACCAGACTTCCTACCTCGCCCGCATGGATGCCCTGGACTTCGCCCTGGCTACCGACGACGGCCTGGGGGACCGCCAGTACGGCCTGGCGGACGTGATCCTGGTGGGGGTCAGCCGCGCCGGCAAGACGCCCACCAGCCTGTTTCTGGCCCTCCAGCACGGCGTTCGCGCCAGCAACTATCCCCTTGCCGAGGATGACTTCGAGCGTGAGTCGTTGCCGATTCCCCTGGAGCCGTACCGCACCAAGCTGCACGGCCTGACCATCGACCCCCGCCGCCTGCACGCCATCCGCACCCAGCGCAAGCCGAACAGCCGCTACGCCAGCCTCGAACAGTGCGAACACGAGGTTCGCCGGGCCGAACGCCTCTTCGCGCGGGCCGGGATTCCCGTCCGCGACACCACCTCCGCCAGCGTGGAGGAGATCGCAGCGGGGATTCTCACACAATTACGACGGGTGTAAGGGTAGGAATACCGCAAAAACGAGGTATTCCCAGCGTACGCCCGAGCAGCAGCCTGAAAGAGTGGCCGCCTTGGAAGGCGGTTTCAGATAGCGAGACGACTTGGCGTTATGTCTTGGACTGTGGGCCTGAGAACAGTCCTCTGTCAAGCCTAAAACGATTGGACACGGCATGACGGCTCATCCCTCGTCGCTGTTCACTGCTGCTCAGCGTGAACAGTTCACCCGCTTCCCTGCCCTGGACGAGCGCATCCTCTCCCGGTACTACCTGCTCGACGCCGCTGACCTCCGCCTCGTGCGGGAGCGGCGTCGAGATTTCAACAAGTTGGGCTTCGCCGTGCAGCTCACCGTTCTGCGCCACCTGGGGCGCGGATTACGCTCCGGGGAAACGCCCCCCGAAGCCGTCCTGGCCTACCTCGCCGAACAACTGCGGGTGGATTCGGCGTGCTACACCCAGTACGCCACCCGCGAGCCGACCCGGCGCGAACACTTCGCGGCCCTGTGTCAGTGGCTGGGGTACGTCGAATTGTCGCGCCGACAGGGCGCTGAATTGCGTGACTGGCTGGTGCCGTTGGCCGTCGTCACCGATCAGCCTTTCCCATTGATGAGTGCTCTGATGGACGAGGTGCGGCGGCGGCACCTCCTGGTGCCGCGTTTCAGCGTTCTCGAACGCCTGGTTCGCTCGGCCCGCGTCCGCGCCGATCAGCACACCTACGGCGTGCTCAATTTGCCCCTCAAGGGCGACCTCGCCGAGCGGGTGGACGACCTGCTGGTGCCGCAGGGGGAAGAAGCGGTCTCGCGGTTCGCGTGGCTGGCGCGGCCTGTAGGCGCGCCCAAGCCCAAACATCTCCTGACCCTGCTGGACAAATTGGCCTTCGTGCGGACCTTCCCGGTGCAGAGCAACCTCCAGGCCTTTTTGCCGCAGAGCCGCCTGGAGCATCTGGCGGAAGAAGCCCGGCGGCTGAGTGCCTCGCACCTTGCGGACTTTGAACCCTGGCGCCGCCGGGCCACGCTGATGGCCCGGCTGCTCGACCTCTCCGAGACCCTGACCGATGCCGTCCTCGACATGCACGACCGCGTGATGGTGTCGCTGCTGCGGGAAGGCGAACGGGCTGCGGCGGAGATCTTCGGGCAGCAGGGGCCGCCACTCGTCGAGCAGTTCGGCACCTTCAAGTCGGTGTGCGCGGCGGTGATCGCCGCGCGTGAGCAGGGAGCTGACCCCTATCAGGCCATCGAAGCCGTCGTGAACTGGCAACAGCTCGTCGAGACCGTGCGGGAGAAGGAGGTGGTGAGTGCTGAGCAGCTTGATCCGTTGCACCATGCGATGAAGGGCTATGCGAAGGTACGAAGCTATGCCCCCCGGCTGCTGGCGGCCTTCACCTTCCATGCAGAGGGCAAGGCGGTACCCGTGGTCGAGGCGCTGAACCTCCTCCGCGAGATGTACGCGGCGAACAAGCGCACCTTACCTGAACACGTCCCCATCGGCTTTGTCCGGCAGAAGTGGGCCGGGCAGGTGTTCAAAGGCGGGGAAATAGACCGTCGGGCCTACGAGTTGTGCGTGCTGGACGAATTGCGGCTCGCGTTGCGAGCCGGGGATGTCTGGGTCACCGGGAGCCGCAAGTACAAGGACCTCGACGCCTACCTGCTGCCACAGGGCACCTGGCAGAAACGCCTCCCCGAGCTGTCCCTGGACCTGCCGGAGACGTTCGACGCCTTCTGGACAGCCACGGAACCCAGGCTCACAGAGCAGTTGCGTGAGGTGGCCGACCTGCTCGCCCGGGGCGAGCTGTCCTCCGTGTCGGTGCAACGCGGCAGGCTCAGGATCGGGAAGGTCACGCGGGCAGTGCCCGACGAGGTGGAGCCTCTGGGGCGCAGGCTGAGCGCGCGGCTCCCGCGCGTGAAGATCACCGACCTGCTGCTGGAAGTCAACGCCTGGACCCACTTCACAGGGGCCTTCCTGAATCTGCACAGCGGGAAGGAGGTGGAGCGGCATGACCATCTGCTGACCGCGATCCTGGCTGACGGGCTGAATCTGGGGCTGACCAAGATGGCGGAGGCTTCCCCGGACCCCGGTATGACCGCGCGCCGATTGATGTACCTCGCGGACTGGTTCGTTCGCCCTGATACGGACTCCGATTGAATGGCTTACAAAGCCGTTCAATCCGAGCGGAGCGAGTGGGAGAGAAACGGATTCCGGACGTGGAGTTGACAGATCGGTGGCGTTCCGATCTGTCAACGAAATAAACGGAATCCGTATGACTCCTACGCGGCGGGTCTCGCGGAGCTGGTGAACTTCCAGTCCAAGCTGCCCCTGGCCGCGTTGTGGGGCGATGGCACGACGAGCAGTTCCGACGGGCAACGCTTTCCGACAGGTGGGCGCGGGAAGACCTTCGGGCATCTGAATGCCAAGTATGGTCGTGAGCCAGGCGTCCTGTTCTATACCCATGTCAGCGACCAGTACGCGCCCTTCCACACCAAGGTCATTACCGCCAATGTGCGTGATGCGATGCACGTGCTCGATGGGCTGCTGTACCACCTGTCGGAGCTGAAGATCAAGGAGCACTA
This is a stretch of genomic DNA from Deinococcus grandis. It encodes these proteins:
- the ppsA gene encoding phosphoenolpyruvate synthase, with the translated sequence MDMIRWFQTLRMGDVEVVGGKNASIGEMIQGLAGAGVRVPGGFATTADAFRAFLTHNRIEEKINARLEALDVNDVVALAAAGREIRGWVEEGELPAELETAIRDAYAQMTQEAGGTEPDVAVRSSATAEDLPEASFAGQQETFLNVRGIDSVLHHVRLVFASLYNDRAISYRVHHGFAHAEVALSAGVQRMVRTDLDVSGVAFTLDTESGYRDAVLVTAAYGLGELVVQGAVNPDEYFVYKPALRAGKRAVLRRTLGSKARKMIYAEGGGVESVDVPEEERRRFCLSDEDLTELARQCVTIEDHYGRPMDIEWGKDGRDGLIYILQARPETVQSRAGRTLERFELQGKGEVLVEGRAVGNRIGAGTVRVVRDPAEMDQVQDSDVLVADMTDPDWEPVMKRASAIVTNRGGRTCHAAIIARELGIPAVVGTGNATRELESGAQVTVSCAEGDTGYVYAGELPYRVNRVELDAMPEVGMKIMMNVASPDRAFSFAALPNEGVGLARVEFVISNVIGIHPRALLDYPNVPDDVRAQIEEKTAGYASPRDFFREKLAEGVASIAAAFAPKPVIVRLSDFKSNEYAHLIGGPAYEPQEENPMIGFRGASRYRSPDFAAAFALECEAIREVRDEMGLTNVQVMIPFVRTVGEAQTITQILEKNGLQRGENGLKVIMMCEVPSNAILADQFLEHFDGFSIGSNDLTQLTLALDRDSGLVADLFDEQNEAVLALMSQAIQAAKRAGKYVGICGQGPSDHPALAAWLMEQGIDSVSLNPDSVLTTWLHLAQADPDADQRPVQG
- a CDS encoding pyruvate, water dikinase regulatory protein — protein: MTGGAAAAGPRPVLIVSDHTGLTAENAARALLAHFPEQSLAYLQRPFVATVEAARGVAQEVATLASGGERPLVFTTITEPEVMRELEVVPARVFDLLGPGLSLLEEEFGERATRSVGRHHDMHDQTSYLARMDALDFALATDDGLGDRQYGLADVILVGVSRAGKTPTSLFLALQHGVRASNYPLAEDDFERESLPIPLEPYRTKLHGLTIDPRRLHAIRTQRKPNSRYASLEQCEHEVRRAERLFARAGIPVRDTTSASVEEIAAGILTQLRRV